Proteins found in one Armatimonadota bacterium genomic segment:
- a CDS encoding isoprenylcysteine carboxylmethyltransferase family protein: MVAEGSDEEEGRRGRDLPGGEPRSNHAAGAALRVREPVLGASPPGLGPAPAAILAPAGRQTMSGCPPWWKGTRGEWLVIGQLILMAAVALAPPAWRWTAPSRALWVPLGVLLVIAGGWLGLRALYELGPSLTILPRPRRRGTFVQTGLYARTRHPAYGGLLIMAVGWALWRGSGLHLVLTAVL, from the coding sequence ATGGTTGCTGAAGGAAGCGACGAAGAAGAAGGCCGGCGAGGTCGTGACTTACCTGGTGGCGAACCGCGATCGAACCACGCGGCTGGTGCTGCGTTACGCGTGCGAGAACCTGTCCTCGGCGCATCGCCGCCGGGTCTTGGGCCGGCCCCGGCAGCGATCCTCGCGCCCGCAGGGAGGCAAACCATGAGCGGCTGCCCGCCCTGGTGGAAGGGCACACGCGGCGAGTGGCTGGTTATCGGGCAGTTGATCTTGATGGCAGCGGTGGCGCTGGCGCCGCCCGCGTGGCGCTGGACCGCGCCGTCTCGTGCGCTCTGGGTGCCACTCGGTGTGCTGCTGGTCATCGCGGGAGGATGGCTGGGCCTGCGCGCGCTGTATGAACTCGGTCCCAGCCTGACTATCCTGCCCCGGCCGCGTCGCAGGGGTACGTTTGTGCAGACCGGCCTCTACGCGCGTACGCGCCACCCCGCGTACGGTGGACTCCTGATCATGGCGGTGGGATGGGCGCTGTGGCGGGGGAGCGGCCTGCACCTGGTGCTGACCGCGGTGCTTA